In Burkholderia savannae, one genomic interval encodes:
- a CDS encoding Flp family type IVb pilin: MIRYFKSLMHDERGVSALEYVVLGGIVVVALAAVGTILSSTSTGLPNVFSTLLAKVTGLI; this comes from the coding sequence ATGATTCGCTACTTCAAATCCCTGATGCATGACGAACGGGGTGTGAGCGCACTCGAGTACGTCGTCCTCGGCGGCATCGTCGTTGTCGCGCTCGCGGCGGTGGGCACCATTCTGAGCAGCACGTCCACCGGGCTTCCGAACGTCTTTTCGACTTTGCTTGCGAAAGTCACGGGCCTGATCTAA
- a CDS encoding winged helix-turn-helix transcriptional regulator, whose translation MDQPTPRIVPFPASRQPCPFERFVDIFSGTWTPRILWLLLDGATYRFAEIQRIVEPVSSKVLTERLRYLEQQQLVKRIARKSATPYVEYMITDRGKLLEPVFHAMAQISDQLFGDELSSQDVNQ comes from the coding sequence ATGGACCAACCCACCCCCAGAATCGTGCCGTTCCCGGCGTCCAGGCAACCTTGCCCCTTCGAGCGCTTCGTGGATATTTTTTCCGGCACATGGACGCCACGGATTCTGTGGCTTCTGCTGGATGGGGCTACTTATCGCTTCGCGGAAATCCAACGAATAGTCGAGCCGGTCTCGTCGAAGGTACTGACTGAAAGACTGCGATATCTCGAACAGCAGCAGCTCGTCAAACGCATCGCTCGGAAGTCGGCCACGCCCTATGTCGAGTACATGATTACCGACAGGGGCAAGTTGCTCGAGCCGGTTTTTCATGCGATGGCGCAGATTTCCGATCAACTGTTCGGTGATGAGTTATCGAGTCAAGACGTCAATCAGTGA
- a CDS encoding isochorismatase family protein — protein sequence MIDRPADIVSPTTNQIQPPVVSAEDAARAGRVPYDKPTPENAIVLFIDHQIGLMAGVRDFGSLAEYRSNVVGLARAAKALKMPVLISSSNAQWQNGDTLPEIKDIFGDEPIYRRTGIINCYEDPTFRAALENLVRQTGRRHIIISAVTIGTCCAFPTLSMLQDGYKVFPVVDACGAWNAYEAQAAMSRMSKAGAELVTTFALACELQADWKLPSANDMLAPFIQNLPEYGFVLQNFWNNANQHAVPDPFGIVK from the coding sequence ATGATCGACAGACCGGCAGATATTGTCAGCCCCACCACCAATCAGATCCAGCCTCCCGTTGTTTCGGCGGAAGACGCGGCGCGCGCTGGCCGTGTGCCGTACGACAAGCCGACGCCGGAAAACGCGATCGTCCTCTTTATCGATCATCAGATCGGGCTGATGGCGGGTGTGCGCGATTTCGGCTCCTTGGCCGAATATCGAAGCAATGTGGTCGGCCTCGCGCGCGCGGCGAAGGCGCTGAAGATGCCCGTGCTGATCTCGTCATCGAACGCGCAATGGCAGAACGGCGATACGCTACCCGAGATCAAGGACATCTTCGGCGACGAGCCGATCTACAGGCGCACCGGCATCATCAACTGCTACGAAGATCCGACGTTTCGCGCAGCGCTGGAGAACCTGGTTCGGCAAACTGGCCGCAGGCACATCATCATTTCCGCCGTGACGATCGGAACCTGCTGTGCGTTCCCGACGCTCTCCATGTTGCAAGACGGCTACAAGGTGTTTCCTGTCGTCGACGCATGCGGCGCGTGGAACGCCTATGAGGCGCAGGCCGCCATGTCGCGGATGAGCAAGGCTGGCGCTGAACTGGTCACGACGTTCGCGCTCGCCTGCGAGCTTCAAGCCGACTGGAAGCTGCCGAGCGCGAACGACATGCTCGCACCGTTCATCCAGAACCTTCCGGAATACGGATTCGTACTGCAGAACTTCTGGAACAACGCGAACCAGCACGCGGTTCCGGACCCGTTCGGGATCGTGAAGTAA